The following proteins are co-located in the Sporosarcina pasteurii genome:
- the ilvB gene encoding acetolactate synthase large subunit, which yields MKNDELKQLNDGSAVLIQALKDQEVEIIFGYPGGAVLPIYDALYKNPISHVLARHEQGAIHAAEGYARVSGKPGVVIATSGPGATNLVTGITDAMMDSLPLVVFTGQVAQEVIGTDAFQEADIIGITQPITKHNYQVNDINDLPRIIKEAFHIASTGRRGPVLVDIPKNIATDLFEPVDVESKAVEVNLPGYQPTTKPNFLQIQKAASAISEAKKPLLLGGAGILHAQAMEEFKTFVERHRIPVVNTLLGLGSIHGEHELFLGMAGMHGTYTANMAINDCDLLVNIGARFDDRLTGNLQKFAPNAKVIHIDIDPAEIGKNVPTEIPIVADAKEALSELLKQEVSSPNTREWVAHLKKSAEEYPLWYKEDDSCLLPQQAVQLIHRITKGDAIVTTDVGQHQMWAAQYYSLNNPDHWVTSGGLGTMGFGFPAAIGAQLAKPNARVVSIVGDAGFQMTAQELSLLQELRIPVKVVILNNESLGMVRQWQETFYEERYSESLIPVQPDFVKLAEAYDLKGYRINSAEEAEAIFEEALLSDEPVVIDCRVKQLENVYPMVAPGKGLSEMIGVREE from the coding sequence ATGAAAAATGATGAATTAAAGCAATTGAATGATGGGTCTGCAGTACTCATTCAAGCTTTAAAGGATCAAGAAGTAGAAATCATTTTTGGTTACCCTGGCGGTGCAGTTCTACCAATTTATGATGCGTTATATAAAAATCCAATTTCACATGTGCTTGCTCGTCATGAACAAGGTGCGATACATGCAGCTGAAGGGTATGCACGTGTCTCAGGAAAGCCTGGTGTGGTCATTGCAACATCTGGACCAGGTGCTACGAACTTAGTAACAGGAATAACAGATGCAATGATGGACTCTTTACCACTCGTTGTTTTCACAGGTCAAGTTGCACAAGAAGTCATTGGAACGGATGCTTTCCAAGAAGCTGATATTATCGGCATTACACAACCAATCACAAAGCATAATTACCAAGTAAATGACATAAATGATTTACCTAGAATTATTAAAGAGGCCTTTCATATTGCTTCAACAGGAAGAAGAGGGCCTGTACTCGTTGATATTCCTAAAAATATTGCAACTGATTTATTTGAACCAGTTGATGTTGAAAGTAAAGCTGTAGAGGTGAATTTGCCAGGCTATCAGCCAACAACAAAGCCAAACTTTTTACAAATTCAAAAAGCCGCTTCAGCAATTTCCGAAGCAAAGAAGCCGTTACTTCTTGGCGGAGCAGGAATCCTGCATGCACAAGCGATGGAAGAATTCAAAACATTTGTTGAACGACACCGTATTCCGGTTGTCAATACATTGCTTGGATTAGGCAGTATTCATGGCGAGCATGAATTATTTCTAGGCATGGCTGGGATGCATGGAACGTACACTGCCAACATGGCAATAAACGATTGCGATTTACTCGTGAATATCGGCGCAAGATTTGACGACAGGCTTACCGGTAATTTACAGAAATTTGCACCGAATGCGAAAGTGATACACATCGATATTGACCCTGCTGAAATCGGCAAAAACGTCCCAACGGAAATTCCAATCGTTGCAGATGCAAAAGAGGCTTTAAGTGAGTTGTTGAAACAAGAGGTTTCTTCTCCGAATACTAGGGAATGGGTGGCGCACTTGAAAAAGTCAGCCGAAGAATATCCACTCTGGTACAAAGAAGATGACTCGTGCTTATTGCCGCAACAAGCTGTTCAGCTTATCCACCGAATTACAAAGGGAGACGCGATTGTCACAACTGATGTAGGGCAACACCAAATGTGGGCTGCACAATATTATTCTTTAAATAATCCAGACCATTGGGTAACGTCAGGCGGACTCGGTACGATGGGCTTCGGATTTCCAGCGGCAATTGGTGCTCAACTAGCCAAGCCGAATGCGAGAGTCGTGTCAATCGTCGGGGATGCTGGTTTCCAAATGACAGCACAAGAGCTCTCTTTGCTTCAAGAATTAAGAATACCTGTAAAAGTCGTAATATTGAATAATGAAAGCCTCGGAATGGTCCGTCAGTGGCAAGAAACATTTTATGAAGAAAGGTATTCAGAGTCGTTAATTCCTGTTCAACCTGATTTCGTAAAGCTAGCCGAAGCATACGACTTAAAAGGTTACCGAATTAATTCAGCAGAAGAAGCAGAAGCCATTTTTGAAGAAGCACTCTTATCTGATGAACCGGTTGTCATTGACTGTCGCGTTAAGCAACTTGAAAACGTCTATCCAATGGTTGCACCAGGTAAAGGATTAAGTGAAATGATTGGGGTGAGGGAAGAATGA
- a CDS encoding acyl-CoA dehydrogenase family protein: MNFSFTEEQKMLRSTVRAFVDKEIMPHIAEWDRKGQSDPTIYTKLADLGLMGVCIPTEYGGSGMDYNSLAIVCEELERGDTAFRTAVSVHTGLNSLTILQWGNEAQKQKYLVPQASGKKIGAFGLTEPAAGSDVVALQTTAVKDGDNYILNGQKTWISLCDVADHFLVFAYTGDRSDKHKAISAFIVERTWEGFSSVATKGKLGIRAGNTGELFFEDVKVPKENLLGEEGEGFKIAMSALDNGRFTVAAGAVGQIMACMEASVKYCHERKTFGKDIGRHQLVQQMIANMEAGYQMSRLLVYRAGELKNAGERNTRETSLAKWQACDFANKAADDAVQIHGAYGYSDEYPVERYLRNSKAPVIYEGTREIHTVMQAEYVLGYREDKRLNKMLPAWQDDL; encoded by the coding sequence ATGAATTTTTCATTCACAGAAGAACAGAAAATGCTGCGCAGTACGGTTAGGGCATTTGTTGATAAAGAAATTATGCCTCATATTGCAGAATGGGATCGAAAAGGGCAATCAGATCCTACGATTTATACAAAACTAGCCGATCTTGGTTTAATGGGTGTTTGCATTCCTACAGAGTACGGCGGCAGTGGTATGGACTATAATTCTCTAGCAATTGTTTGTGAGGAATTGGAGAGGGGGGATACTGCATTTCGGACTGCAGTTTCTGTCCACACAGGATTAAATAGCCTGACAATCCTGCAATGGGGTAATGAAGCGCAAAAGCAAAAATATCTTGTTCCACAGGCGAGTGGAAAGAAGATTGGCGCGTTTGGTTTAACTGAACCTGCGGCTGGTTCGGATGTTGTTGCATTACAAACAACCGCCGTAAAAGATGGCGATAATTATATATTAAATGGTCAAAAAACGTGGATTTCCTTATGTGATGTTGCCGATCACTTCCTCGTGTTTGCCTATACAGGCGACCGATCGGATAAACATAAAGCAATCTCAGCATTCATTGTTGAGAGAACTTGGGAAGGTTTTTCTTCGGTTGCCACAAAGGGGAAGTTAGGCATTCGTGCGGGTAATACAGGAGAGCTCTTCTTTGAGGATGTCAAAGTACCAAAAGAGAATTTATTAGGCGAAGAAGGAGAAGGCTTTAAAATTGCGATGTCTGCGCTAGATAATGGTCGATTTACCGTTGCAGCTGGGGCGGTCGGACAAATTATGGCTTGTATGGAAGCGAGCGTAAAATATTGCCATGAACGTAAAACTTTCGGCAAGGATATTGGACGACATCAACTCGTTCAACAAATGATTGCCAATATGGAGGCAGGCTATCAAATGAGTCGCCTACTCGTTTACCGCGCGGGCGAATTAAAAAATGCAGGCGAGCGAAATACAAGAGAAACATCTCTCGCAAAGTGGCAAGCTTGTGATTTTGCGAATAAAGCTGCGGATGACGCTGTTCAAATTCATGGTGCATACGGTTATTCGGATGAATATCCGGTAGAGCGGTATTTACGAAATTCTAAAGCGCCTGTCATTTATGAAGGGACACGAGAGATTCACACGGTCATGCAAGCGGAATATGTATTAGGATACAGAGAAGATAAGCGATTAAATAAAATGCTACCTGCTTGGCAAGATGATTTATAA